The Botrytis cinerea B05.10 chromosome 6, complete sequence region CTCAATGACGTGCGATTGAGGAATTCCACGACTAACACGAATGTGCTCATCACGATCAGCTGTAAGAATGTAGTGGCGACCTGACACGGAAGCCGCCAGGATATCCGTCAACATAGAAACATGTCCAAGGAGAAGTTTGTGCTCAAAATCTGGACCAGTTTTCTCAGACACTTTGTTGGTCTGCTTCTTTTGAGCCTCAAGTGCTTTTAAGTTGCGTACGGAATGTACTGTCAAGGCACTTGCTGAAGGCTGAAACTTTTTTGGAGCTTGCTTTTCGGTAGAAACATCCTCTTTAGCGAATGGAACTGAAGGGGATGGaatgagaggaagagaatacACATCTCCAAATTTATCAGCGCTGATAATGGTACTGCAGTCATCGGTGGTAGCAAGAGCACAAGGCCGTTTAGGCATAGTACTAAAATTGTCAGTCAGAGTCACTTATGAAAGGGGGAAATCCCTACCGATCACTGATCTGTTTTAACTCCTTGCCTACTGTATCCTCCCATGCCAACACTCTGATAGTTTTGTCCTCGCCTGTAACTGCAATCACGTGCTGAAGGTCTTGGGTGATAGCCAAAGCAGTAATGGGTGAAGGTTCAATGATCTTTGGTGCTGTATTCTTcgcctttttcttcaattgctgTACGACAAcagtcttctcttccttttcctcgcTAACGGATACCTTCCGTCTCTTTGCTGGCGGGGTTGACGATTCCAATGGGGCATCTGGAGTAGATGCTTCtggtttcttctcctcactTTTCGTTTGCGCCTCTTCCCCGGCTGCCTTCAATGCATTCGTACTTTCTGGCACTGGAGACTTCCACGTTGAAAGGTACGAACCATCTTTAATGTCAAAGGTGTCTATGCTTGAGCCTCGAGCTGCTACAAGATAGTTACCACATTGCTTGAGACATTGGTATGGTGCTCTGAGTTTCGACATCTTTTTGTGATAGACTGCCTTGTCCCCCGGATTAAGTAAATGGTTTCTAGATGGCGATATATTTCCTTCCTCGAAGTGGCTATccatatatcaaaatatcaataaatgcccaaaaaatccaaaatattTGACCAAATATCTCGAATTTATTTATCGACAAGGGTCTGAGCTTCTCaaccaatcaaaatatattttcgcATGCCATATGGCGCTAAGCACTAGCGGCTCCCACATTCTAACAATTCGTCAAACTCATCAAATGGATCtttttttcgaattttgatTTACTTTGCGACAATCACAATTCTTCCACGAAGAACAAATCCTCAACTCTAACATAATAAATTTGTCCTTAAATCACCTAACTTCACAAATAAGAAGATATGGGGGGCAAATCCGAAAACAAGGCCGGCTACTTCGATAAGCTCAAGGGCTTACTCGAGGAGTACAAgtccatcttcatcgtcaccGTCGACAATGTCAGCTCTCAACAGATGCACGAGATCCGTGGATCTCTCCGTGGTGAGGGTGTTGTCTTGATGGGAAAGAACACCATGGTACGTTTACtcgaaattgatgaattctgCTGTCCTTCGCACACCCGGAAAACTAATTTTTGTGTTTGAATAGGTCCGCCGTGCTGTCAAGGGCTTCGTCAACGACAACCCAGAATACGAGCGT contains the following coding sequences:
- the Bctrm82 gene encoding Bctrm82, with protein sequence MSKLRAPYQCLKQCGNYLVAARGSSIDTFDIKDGSYLSTWKSPVPESTNALKAAGEEAQTKSEEKKPEASTPDAPLESSTPPAKRRKVSVSEEKEEKTVVVQQLKKKAKNTAPKIIEPSPITALAITQDLQHVIAVTGEDKTIRVLAWEDTVGKELKQISDRTMPKRPCALATTDDCSTIISADKFGDVYSLPLIPSPSVPFAKEDVSTEKQAPKKFQPSASALTVHSVRNLKALEAQKKQTNKVSEKTGPDFEHKLLLGHVSMLTDILAASVSGRHYILTADRDEHIRVSRGIPQSHVIEGFCLGHIEYVSRLCIPSTRPETLISGGGDDDLHVWSWLNGSLLSKVNLKSEVEAFGSETTKDEPEAESKKVAVTGIYHARDEASNQDIIVATSEGVPAAFIYTLTPSNQLIHTQTITLPGNALSCTLSNPTPSSSFSLIISIDNIHESGSITAVKDINSPVASPLQFFKYENEKFVNVQLEGFKSQDSEGILDEEKKNKLGSLLYNVGNLRKMEDEE